In Aquimarina sp. TRL1, a single window of DNA contains:
- a CDS encoding TlpA disulfide reductase family protein, translated as MKYIIYSILFLTLINCNTKTKQAVDKVITNDKIIIKGNVKNVTKNKLYLVGNNFSQFIDIEKDGSFVDTLTTSSGYFYVRDLKNYIELYLSQGNSLELFYDADNFEKSIRFKGKESVINEYLQKKSELKNTITGGEAQFSLLNEIDYKKKNLILKKRSLDLVTSYDGLPESFIIKEKKNITYQYYLRFFKYIYLHAYYIKDRNFKPSETFYNELEEVDITNEQDFLELSSYNKLIRDYYNRLIHNCSTSKEVSQLYNGINSNIIQKEILNMTIQFMDREDYAIDTLYSGLRSLNLDRQTLADLEKKYRSIKKLDVGTPSPSFKYYNIDGSNTTLEDLRGNYVLIDVWATWCGPCKIEVPHLERLEKKYHNQQIKFVSISVDKKKHFERWKKYVHKKKLKGIQLFADESFDSDFIKYFQVTSLPSFILLDPEGNIVLSKAPYPSTPEMEKLLDDLLSKKK; from the coding sequence AAACAAACTTTATCTGGTAGGAAATAATTTTTCTCAATTTATCGATATTGAAAAAGACGGAAGTTTCGTCGATACACTAACTACTTCTAGTGGTTATTTTTATGTTCGGGACCTTAAAAATTATATTGAGTTATACTTATCTCAGGGAAACTCCTTGGAACTTTTTTATGATGCAGATAATTTTGAAAAATCCATCCGTTTCAAAGGAAAAGAAAGTGTTATTAATGAATATCTACAGAAAAAAAGTGAACTCAAAAATACCATTACCGGAGGAGAGGCTCAATTTAGCCTCCTCAATGAGATAGATTACAAAAAGAAAAACCTAATACTCAAAAAAAGAAGTTTAGATTTGGTAACCTCTTATGACGGGCTTCCTGAATCATTTATAATCAAAGAAAAAAAAAATATCACCTATCAATATTATCTTAGATTTTTTAAATACATATACCTTCATGCATATTATATCAAAGATAGAAACTTCAAACCTTCTGAAACATTCTATAATGAACTTGAAGAAGTAGACATAACCAATGAACAAGACTTCTTAGAGCTTTCATCATATAACAAATTAATCAGAGATTATTATAATCGTCTTATACATAACTGTTCTACAAGTAAAGAGGTGAGCCAGCTTTATAATGGTATTAATTCTAACATTATACAAAAGGAAATTCTGAATATGACGATACAATTCATGGACAGAGAGGATTATGCAATTGATACTTTATATTCAGGGTTGCGTTCTTTGAATCTGGATAGACAAACGCTGGCTGACCTGGAAAAGAAATACCGTTCTATCAAAAAATTAGACGTCGGTACTCCTTCTCCCAGTTTTAAGTATTATAATATAGATGGGAGTAATACCACATTGGAAGACCTCAGAGGTAACTATGTCTTAATTGATGTGTGGGCTACCTGGTGCGGTCCTTGCAAAATAGAAGTTCCTCATTTAGAAAGGTTGGAAAAGAAATATCACAATCAGCAAATCAAATTCGTAAGTATTTCAGTAGATAAAAAGAAGCATTTCGAACGATGGAAAAAATATGTACATAAAAAAAAGCTAAAAGGAATACAGCTTTTTGCTGATGAGTCTTTTGATTCTGATTTCATTAAATACTTCCAAGTAACTTCACTTCCTAGTTTTATCTTACTAGACCCTGAAGGAAATATTGTTTTATCCAAAGCTCCCTATCCCTCTACTCCTGAAATGGAAAAACTATTAGATGATCTATTATCCAAAAAAAAATGA
- a CDS encoding S41 family peptidase — translation MKNISVVITFFLTTILAAQSYNDLVMSAEEAYRNKAYEESILFYKKAFDTSEPQLLNKKDMYNAACSAALSDRKELAISYVYKAVDMGWDNYHHLIKDSDLKSLYEEEPWRELLSKINDKHQRFLNSRLNKEQVSTLVTDIIAKLEQTYFDKEKSKKVKKVLLQQIKDKELVGMTPPEIAKKIKETLRNTTNDIHFYMGVKEIPAAYKTGKIKGQKKTHNKNGGFSQVSILDGNIGYIKWDTSGVDLTVAFKKVIAMLEFLDGCDSLIFDITSNGGGYGELSGFINQHLFATKEYQHLLKKRCIGEKEWHQSEVPYNYTDGPNFFDVPVYVMVSENTGSSAEYFAFILQQMKRATIVGKTTAGAGNPVTGVSLKHYNLYIPICEIKTKEGKSIEAKGVVPDIELKSDNWLKEVTTIIKNK, via the coding sequence ATGAAAAATATATCAGTAGTAATTACATTTTTTTTAACCACAATACTGGCAGCACAATCATATAATGATCTTGTAATGAGTGCAGAAGAAGCATATAGGAATAAAGCATATGAAGAGAGTATACTATTTTATAAAAAAGCTTTTGATACTAGTGAACCCCAACTGTTGAATAAAAAAGATATGTATAACGCTGCTTGTAGTGCCGCATTGTCTGATAGAAAAGAGTTGGCAATATCTTATGTATACAAAGCAGTCGATATGGGGTGGGATAATTATCATCATTTGATTAAAGACTCAGACTTGAAATCTCTATATGAAGAAGAACCTTGGCGAGAATTGCTATCAAAAATTAATGATAAACACCAGCGTTTTTTGAATTCAAGATTAAATAAGGAGCAGGTTAGTACGTTGGTTACTGATATTATAGCAAAATTAGAGCAAACGTACTTTGATAAAGAAAAAAGTAAAAAAGTAAAGAAAGTTCTTTTACAACAAATTAAAGATAAAGAACTGGTAGGAATGACACCTCCCGAAATAGCAAAGAAGATTAAAGAAACCCTGAGGAATACCACCAATGATATTCATTTTTATATGGGAGTTAAAGAGATCCCAGCCGCTTATAAGACAGGAAAAATAAAAGGTCAGAAAAAAACACACAATAAAAACGGTGGTTTTAGTCAGGTAAGCATACTAGATGGAAATATCGGATATATTAAGTGGGATACTTCTGGGGTTGACCTGACCGTAGCTTTTAAAAAAGTTATAGCGATGTTGGAGTTTCTTGATGGATGTGATTCTTTAATTTTTGATATTACTTCTAATGGAGGAGGGTATGGGGAACTTAGTGGATTTATCAATCAGCATTTATTCGCTACAAAAGAATATCAGCATCTCTTAAAAAAACGCTGCATAGGAGAGAAGGAATGGCATCAAAGTGAAGTGCCTTATAATTATACGGATGGTCCTAACTTTTTTGATGTACCAGTCTATGTTATGGTTTCTGAGAATACGGGCTCTTCGGCTGAATATTTTGCATTTATATTACAGCAAATGAAACGAGCAACTATTGTTGGGAAAACAACAGCAGGAGCAGGAAATCCAGTTACAGGTGTCTCTTTAAAGCATTACAACCTATATATTCCGATTTGTGAAATTAAAACGAAAGAAGGAAAATCAATAGAAGCAAAAGGGGTTGTGCCAGATATTGAATTAAAAAGTGATAACTGGCTTAAGGAAGTAACAACAATTATAAAGAACAAATAA
- a CDS encoding class I SAM-dependent methyltransferase, which yields MMNTENAYNLWASHYDDMPNKTRDLEKTAALTTLQSKEYPFILELGCGTGKNTTWLRHKATQLTALDFSVEMLRKAEEKIKDNNVLFVQSDLTKVWPVADNTFDLISCSLTLEHIQDIDFIFRQAVQKLQKNGLFFLCELHPFKQYSGSKARFTDKGQLNILQCFTHHVSEYTDCAIRNGFSIEKIDEWFDADDTTTLPRLISFVFRKTTV from the coding sequence ATGATGAATACAGAAAATGCATACAATTTATGGGCTAGTCATTATGATGATATGCCTAATAAGACAAGAGACCTGGAAAAAACAGCTGCTCTGACCACTTTACAATCAAAAGAATACCCTTTTATACTGGAACTGGGATGCGGAACTGGAAAAAATACTACCTGGCTCCGACATAAGGCTACCCAACTTACTGCACTTGATTTTTCTGTTGAAATGTTGAGAAAAGCCGAGGAAAAAATTAAGGATAACAACGTTCTTTTTGTACAATCAGATCTAACAAAAGTATGGCCTGTAGCCGATAACACATTTGATTTAATCTCCTGTAGTCTGACATTAGAACACATTCAGGATATTGATTTTATTTTTCGGCAAGCAGTACAAAAGTTACAAAAAAATGGTTTGTTTTTCTTATGTGAATTACATCCGTTTAAACAATATTCAGGAAGTAAAGCGCGGTTTACAGATAAAGGGCAGCTCAATATTTTGCAGTGTTTTACTCATCATGTCTCAGAATATACTGATTGTGCCATTCGAAATGGTTTCAGTATTGAAAAAATAGATGAATGGTTTGATGCTGATGATACAACTACTCTTCCTCGTTTGATTTCTTTTGTTTTTAGAAAAACTACTGTCTAA
- a CDS encoding carboxypeptidase-like regulatory domain-containing protein, with protein sequence MKKVNTPLMIGLLLCFCSITLYGSNTIKGSVINQKTKEGIPYVNVGIFDKNIGTVTTENGEFELILNSQYLGEFVTFSSIGFKTKEIAVSELLKKETPVIIVLEEKETILDEVLISVRKKRKYKTRTLGIKRASSYYLGYIGGEKKAGAEIARKMHPRGRATIVSASVYVKNMDIEKKPYTLRLNVYDVDKEGNPGNILLSEPVYITSTRSDGWLRHTFKEKIVVEAPFYISYEWLTTGKATPFIALKGSLYTGDAIRTRSISLGKWKKERGFNFAIQSVVLK encoded by the coding sequence ATGAAAAAAGTGAATACCCCATTGATGATAGGCCTCTTGTTATGCTTTTGTAGTATAACGTTATATGGTTCTAATACAATTAAAGGAAGTGTTATAAACCAAAAAACAAAAGAAGGAATTCCTTATGTTAATGTAGGGATATTTGATAAGAATATAGGAACGGTAACTACCGAAAACGGAGAGTTTGAACTTATATTAAATTCTCAATATTTGGGAGAGTTTGTCACTTTTTCAAGTATTGGATTTAAAACAAAAGAGATTGCCGTTTCTGAATTGCTTAAGAAAGAAACGCCGGTAATAATTGTATTAGAAGAGAAAGAAACGATATTAGATGAGGTACTAATTTCTGTAAGAAAAAAAAGAAAATATAAAACGAGAACATTAGGAATCAAACGTGCCTCCAGTTATTACCTGGGCTATATAGGAGGAGAGAAAAAAGCTGGTGCAGAGATTGCTAGGAAGATGCATCCCCGGGGACGCGCTACCATAGTTTCTGCTTCAGTGTATGTAAAAAACATGGATATAGAGAAGAAACCATATACATTAAGACTTAATGTATATGATGTCGATAAAGAAGGAAACCCAGGTAATATACTTCTTAGTGAGCCAGTATATATAACATCTACACGATCAGATGGATGGTTACGTCATACTTTTAAGGAGAAAATCGTTGTCGAAGCGCCTTTTTATATCTCTTATGAATGGTTGACAACAGGGAAAGCAACACCATTTATAGCTCTAAAAGGGTCGTTATACACGGGGGACGCTATACGAACACGCTCCATTAGTTTAGGAAAATGGAAGAAAGAAAGAGGATTTAATTTTGCGATACAAAGTGTTGTATTGAAATAA
- a CDS encoding sensor histidine kinase KdpD — MIKNKKLTYWLSTLILLSIISILILQGYWISHSYTKEHNEFKENVHKALSEFDLNLSIKNRQIILLDDHIEYEYEYYSPDSTYNFYGSYRIEKEQTKDVTFDNQLFAVRKEQFRQINQFFKKDSLAFPNLLEEVELTITQQCVKCRDYKVFNLDSMLTVSLKKFGVSLPFQFGVYNKNKKKWDYLSDKQIDTLTLSQTTYQKPFQASEKKDKSFHLLLQKEDRFILQKIQTVIALSIALLLLISASFFYLLRFALQQKKLSEMRTSFINNMTHEFKTPVANILLGVDNIENAHIINKPAAIQNFTKIIRKESIRINEMVNTILEHAQLDRGHWRLNLEHVDMHQLIKQLLDIWVLPVQERGGKITVDLAATKMTLFADEALLYQAISNILDNANKYSLDTPDITIQTYNTIHSLHIKITDKGIGFSALEKKHIFEKFYRIPTKNLHDVKGFGLGLNYAENIIHFFKGKINVESEKGKGSSFEIVLPIS, encoded by the coding sequence ATGATTAAAAATAAAAAACTGACATACTGGTTAAGTACTTTAATTCTTCTTTCTATCATCAGTATTTTAATATTACAGGGGTATTGGATTTCTCATTCCTATACCAAAGAACATAACGAGTTTAAAGAAAATGTTCATAAAGCTTTATCAGAATTTGATCTAAATCTATCAATTAAAAACCGTCAGATAATTCTTCTTGATGACCATATCGAATATGAATATGAATATTACTCTCCTGATTCTACCTATAATTTTTACGGGAGCTATAGAATCGAAAAAGAACAAACAAAGGATGTCACTTTTGACAATCAATTATTCGCTGTAAGAAAGGAGCAATTCAGACAAATCAATCAATTTTTCAAAAAAGACAGCCTTGCATTTCCCAATCTACTGGAAGAAGTCGAACTTACTATCACGCAACAGTGTGTAAAATGCAGGGATTACAAAGTTTTTAATCTGGATAGTATGCTAACGGTATCCTTAAAAAAATTTGGAGTTTCTCTTCCTTTCCAGTTTGGCGTCTATAATAAAAATAAAAAGAAATGGGATTATTTATCCGATAAGCAAATCGATACACTTACCCTAAGTCAAACCACATATCAAAAACCATTTCAGGCTTCAGAAAAAAAAGACAAGAGCTTTCACCTCTTATTGCAAAAAGAGGACCGGTTTATCTTACAAAAGATACAAACTGTCATCGCATTATCTATTGCGTTGTTACTTTTGATTTCGGCAAGCTTCTTCTATCTCTTACGATTTGCCTTGCAACAAAAAAAACTATCTGAGATGAGAACCAGCTTCATCAATAATATGACACATGAATTCAAAACCCCTGTCGCTAATATTCTACTAGGAGTGGACAATATCGAGAATGCTCATATCATCAATAAACCAGCAGCAATTCAAAATTTTACAAAAATTATTCGCAAAGAAAGTATTCGAATTAATGAAATGGTCAATACCATTCTGGAACACGCACAATTAGACAGAGGTCACTGGAGGCTTAACCTAGAACATGTAGACATGCATCAGCTTATCAAACAGTTATTAGATATATGGGTTCTGCCTGTTCAGGAGAGAGGAGGAAAAATCACGGTTGATCTCGCTGCTACAAAAATGACGTTATTTGCGGATGAGGCTTTACTATATCAGGCGATTTCTAATATTCTGGACAATGCGAATAAATACTCTTTAGACACGCCAGATATTACCATTCAAACTTATAATACGATCCACTCATTACATATTAAAATTACAGATAAAGGAATTGGTTTTTCTGCCCTTGAAAAAAAGCATATTTTTGAAAAATTCTACCGTATTCCTACCAAAAACTTACACGATGTAAAAGGATTTGGGCTTGGGCTTAATTACGCTGAAAATATTATTCATTTTTTTAAAGGAAAAATTAATGTAGAAAGCGAAAAAGGAAAGGGAAGCTCTTTTGAAATTGTATTACCAATATCTTAA
- a CDS encoding response regulator transcription factor, with the protein MTTVYKDKFQVLLAEDDSSFGMLMKSYLELHEYEVTLAPDGVQAITAITNKKFDLCILDVNMPRKDGFTLAEEIKKRYPGIPFIFLTAKALKEDQLRGYQIGADDYLIKPFDSELLLMKISIVIHRNNAIKQVTTPLLYTIGSFEFNYETRQLFLDKKTKKLTPTEAELLRLLCEYDARKQVLPREKTLLSIWKSDDYYTTRSMDVFITKLRGHLKEDPNFQIEIINIHNKGFRLEIQPKSKN; encoded by the coding sequence ATGACAACCGTTTACAAAGATAAATTTCAAGTTTTATTAGCCGAGGATGACAGCAGTTTTGGTATGCTGATGAAAAGTTATCTGGAATTACATGAGTATGAAGTTACGTTGGCTCCTGATGGGGTGCAAGCCATCACTGCTATTACTAATAAAAAATTTGACTTGTGCATTCTGGATGTAAACATGCCGCGAAAAGATGGGTTCACTCTTGCAGAGGAAATAAAAAAAAGGTACCCTGGGATACCTTTTATTTTTTTAACTGCTAAAGCCTTAAAAGAAGACCAGCTAAGAGGTTACCAGATAGGAGCAGATGACTATCTCATTAAGCCGTTTGACTCCGAGTTACTGCTGATGAAGATTTCTATTGTCATTCATAGAAACAATGCTATTAAACAGGTAACTACGCCTCTTTTATATACTATTGGTAGTTTCGAGTTTAATTATGAAACCAGGCAACTTTTTCTCGATAAAAAAACAAAAAAACTAACTCCAACAGAAGCTGAATTGCTTCGATTGTTATGTGAGTATGATGCCAGAAAGCAAGTACTTCCCAGAGAAAAAACGCTTCTTTCTATATGGAAATCTGACGATTATTACACTACCAGGAGTATGGATGTTTTTATTACCAAACTCAGAGGGCACTTAAAAGAAGACCCTAATTTCCAGATTGAAATCATCAATATTCACAATAAAGGATTCAGGCTAGAAATCCAGCCCAAATCAAAAAATTAG
- a CDS encoding glycosyltransferase — protein MAKFLFIVPPFWGHINPTLSLGISLLEKGHQVGWVSITDFSYLLPDEAIFYQIEKEKYKTKEDEKKYLEEMFKDIPRTFGLKSVKVLFEDVLVPLARYMSKHIPEYIEAFKPDVIISDHQAFAGAIYAYKNKIPYVTSLSAPTAIMPSEEYPKFVEWEASKVVGLQQELGVLTDQPIVCSETLSMVFASSMFLGANDLDKRYQFFGPSIGKRPSDMEFDFDRLQKSNHKKILVSIGTIFPSEIMKDFLSKVIAVMGNTDTIVVVISDPDLFEEWPDNFIVQKRIPQLEVLPYLDGVVCHAGYNTVSESIANGLPLVVLPIAFDQSRVAERVDALGCGIRLRFKRLKEEELETAITSILTNASYRMAAENVRDSFVATGGIEAAVKQLERLVPQQVAL, from the coding sequence ATGGCAAAGTTTTTATTTATAGTTCCTCCGTTTTGGGGACATATCAACCCTACTTTGAGCTTGGGAATTTCTTTACTGGAGAAAGGACATCAGGTAGGATGGGTTAGTATTACTGATTTTTCGTATTTACTACCTGATGAAGCTATTTTTTATCAGATAGAAAAGGAAAAATATAAAACCAAGGAAGATGAAAAGAAGTATCTGGAGGAAATGTTTAAAGATATTCCCAGAACATTTGGATTAAAAAGCGTAAAAGTTCTGTTTGAAGATGTACTGGTGCCATTAGCACGATATATGAGTAAGCATATACCTGAGTATATCGAAGCGTTTAAGCCAGATGTAATTATTTCAGATCATCAGGCATTTGCAGGAGCAATTTATGCGTATAAAAATAAGATTCCGTATGTGACCTCTCTCAGTGCTCCTACAGCAATAATGCCCTCTGAAGAATATCCGAAATTTGTAGAGTGGGAAGCTTCAAAGGTAGTAGGATTACAACAAGAGTTAGGAGTATTGACAGATCAACCAATTGTCTGTTCAGAAACCTTATCAATGGTATTTGCGTCATCGATGTTTTTGGGTGCAAATGATCTGGATAAACGATACCAGTTTTTTGGTCCTTCTATAGGAAAACGTCCTTCTGATATGGAATTTGACTTTGATCGATTACAAAAAAGTAACCACAAAAAAATATTAGTTTCCATAGGGACTATTTTTCCGTCAGAAATAATGAAAGATTTTCTGTCAAAGGTAATCGCAGTTATGGGCAATACAGATACGATTGTGGTGGTAATTTCAGATCCGGATTTATTCGAAGAATGGCCGGATAATTTTATTGTCCAAAAAAGGATTCCTCAATTAGAAGTATTGCCTTATCTGGATGGAGTAGTCTGTCATGCCGGGTACAATACTGTTAGTGAGAGTATAGCCAATGGTTTGCCTCTTGTTGTACTACCGATTGCATTTGATCAATCTCGAGTCGCAGAAAGAGTAGATGCATTAGGTTGTGGGATTCGATTGCGTTTCAAACGATTAAAGGAAGAAGAATTGGAAACAGCTATAACCTCTATATTGACGAATGCTTCTTATCGAATGGCAGCAGAAAATGTGAGAGATTCTTTTGTAGCCACAGGAGGCATTGAAGCAGCGGTAAAACAATTGGAAAGATTGGTACCACAACAAGTAGCACTTTGA